One part of the Ziziphus jujuba cultivar Dongzao chromosome 2, ASM3175591v1 genome encodes these proteins:
- the LOC107419189 gene encoding uncharacterized protein LOC107419189 has product MGKDSKAKDSSKGKGKQAASGSDENASKGKGKGGKGADGLGTCTYVKARHILCEKQGKINEAYKKLQDGWLSNGDKVPPAEFAKLAQEYSECPSGKKGGDLGWFPRGKMAGPFQEVAFNTLVGATSAPFKSTHGYHIILCEGRKN; this is encoded by the exons ATGGGAAAGGACTCAAAAGCAAAAGATTCATCTAAGGGTAAGGGAAAACAAGCAGCATCCGGAAGTGATGAGAATGCTTCGAAGGGTAAAGGGAAGGGTGGAAAGGGAGCAGATGGGCTTGGAACCTGCACATATGTCAAAG CAAGGCATATCTTATGTGAGAAACAAGGGAAGATTAATGAAGCATACAAGAAGCTTCAAGATGGTTGGCTTAGCAATGGAGACAAGGTCCCACCAGCTGAGTTTGCAAAG TTAGCTCAAGAATATTCAGAATGTCCATCAGGAAAGAAGGGTGGTGATCTTGGGTGGTTTCCTCGTGGTAAGATGGCAGGGCCTTTTCAGGAGGTTGCCTTCAACACACTTGTGGGAGCTACAAGTGCACCATTTAAATCAAC GCATGGCTACCACATTATCTTGTGTGAAGGGAGGAAGAACTGA